A stretch of Alphaproteobacteria bacterium DNA encodes these proteins:
- a CDS encoding PhoH family protein, producing the protein MKQVVEAPITISAVFQDNMLLQVLCGPQDRNLTRIEEKLGVQVRPRGEVLEITGLSDVAYQALHALQDLYEQLQKRGSLNPEDIDAHLAYKTYDESQKDQSDKKYSEDDFAIRTRKKHIRPRSPVQASYIRSLQEFDLTFGLGPAGTGKTYLAVAVAVSMLLAGKVERIIVSRPVREAGESLGFLPGDIKEKIDPYLRPIYDALNDILLPDQVERYMSTGEIEIAPLAFMRGRTLSNAFVILDEAQNTTAVQMKMLLTRLGERSKMAITGDLSQIDLPPGLKSGLRDALDILRNMDGVNFVYFTDKDVVRHPIVARIIRAYTEFYGI; encoded by the coding sequence TTGAAGCAAGTTGTTGAAGCGCCCATTACCATCAGTGCCGTTTTTCAAGATAATATGCTTTTGCAAGTTTTATGCGGTCCACAGGATCGTAATTTGACGCGAATCGAAGAAAAATTAGGGGTGCAGGTAAGACCACGTGGAGAAGTGCTTGAAATTACAGGTTTGTCTGATGTGGCGTATCAAGCTTTACACGCATTGCAAGATTTGTATGAACAGCTTCAAAAACGCGGTAGTTTAAACCCTGAAGATATTGACGCGCATTTAGCATACAAAACCTATGATGAGTCTCAAAAAGATCAATCAGATAAAAAATATTCTGAAGACGATTTTGCGATTCGAACACGTAAAAAACATATCAGACCAAGGTCACCCGTTCAGGCATCATATATTCGGTCATTACAAGAATTTGATTTAACTTTTGGGTTGGGGCCAGCAGGTACTGGTAAAACCTATTTAGCGGTTGCGGTTGCGGTGTCGATGTTGTTGGCAGGCAAAGTTGAACGCATTATTGTGTCACGTCCTGTCCGTGAAGCGGGCGAAAGTCTGGGTTTTTTACCTGGTGATATTAAGGAAAAAATAGATCCTTATTTACGTCCTATTTATGACGCTTTGAATGATATTTTATTGCCAGATCAAGTCGAACGTTATATGAGTACTGGTGAAATTGAAATTGCACCTTTAGCTTTTATGCGCGGTAGGACCCTTTCAAATGCTTTTGTTATATTAGATGAAGCGCAAAATACGACAGCTGTTCAAATGAAAATGTTGCTGACACGGTTGGGTGAACGTTCTAAGATGGCGATTACGGGTGATTTAAGTCAGATCGATTTGCCGCCTGGTTTGAAGTCAGGATTGCGGGATGCATTAGACATATTGCGCAATATGGATGGGGTCAATTTTGTCTATTTTACAGATAAAGATGTTGTGCGACATCCGATTGTGGCTAGAATTATACGAGCATACACAGAATTTTACGGCATTTAA